A region of Polyangiaceae bacterium DNA encodes the following proteins:
- a CDS encoding sigma-70 family RNA polymerase sigma factor, giving the protein MTDAAEDAELVRRVATGEERAAAERAFCQRYAARIRRYAERHLRDPDAVLDLTQQALLGVIEAMRAGRIDDPARLGAFVLSTCRHLSWDANRAAARQERVRRALGAEPLPMVELSDSSLDSVRLGHCLSRLAERERSVVLLTYCEDWPGPRIADELGTTAGNVRVLRHRAIEKLWACLERSVEG; this is encoded by the coding sequence GTGACGGACGCCGCCGAGGACGCGGAGCTCGTGCGCCGGGTGGCGACGGGCGAGGAGCGCGCCGCCGCGGAGCGGGCCTTCTGCCAGCGCTATGCGGCCCGCATCCGCCGCTACGCCGAGCGCCACCTGCGGGACCCGGACGCCGTTCTGGACCTGACGCAGCAGGCGCTCCTGGGCGTCATCGAGGCGATGCGGGCGGGCCGCATCGACGACCCCGCCCGGCTGGGAGCCTTCGTGCTCTCCACCTGCCGCCACCTGAGTTGGGACGCGAACCGAGCCGCGGCGCGCCAGGAGCGGGTGCGCCGGGCGCTGGGCGCCGAGCCTCTGCCGATGGTGGAGCTGTCGGACTCGAGCCTCGACTCGGTCCGGCTCGGGCACTGCCTGAGCAGGCTCGCCGAGCGCGAGCGCAGCGTGGTCCTGCTGACCTACTGCGAAGACTGGCCCGGCCCGCGCATCGCCGACGAGCTCGGGACGACCGCGGGAAACGTGCGTGTGCTGCGCCACCGCGCCATCGAGAAGCTCTGGGCCTGTCTCGAAAGGAGCGTTGAGGGATGA
- a CDS encoding MBL fold metallo-hydrolase, whose amino-acid sequence MAITNSETGTRIDEVAEGVFRISTPVPPAAMPGGFSFNQYLVVDDEPLLMHTGMKKLFPLVRQAIETVMPVSKLRWISFGHMEADECGAIAELLGVAPHARPLCGQLQAMLAVGDLTDREPLVLANGAQHSLGKKRVTWLDAPHVPHAWDNGFLFESETRTLFCGDLFTQPGHDNVPLSEGDVLGPSEAMRRQADYWAHAPETRTVLERLAATKPRTLACMHGSAWQGEGAALLGALADALTRP is encoded by the coding sequence ATGGCAATCACGAATTCCGAGACCGGGACGCGCATCGACGAGGTGGCAGAGGGCGTTTTCCGCATCAGCACGCCGGTACCCCCTGCGGCGATGCCCGGTGGCTTCAGCTTCAACCAGTACCTGGTCGTGGACGACGAGCCGCTGCTCATGCACACCGGCATGAAGAAGCTGTTCCCACTGGTCCGCCAGGCCATCGAGACGGTGATGCCCGTGTCGAAATTGCGCTGGATCTCCTTCGGGCACATGGAAGCGGACGAGTGCGGCGCCATTGCCGAGCTCCTGGGGGTGGCCCCGCACGCGCGCCCGCTGTGCGGCCAGCTCCAGGCGATGTTGGCCGTCGGCGATCTGACGGATCGGGAGCCGCTGGTGCTGGCCAACGGCGCGCAGCACTCCCTCGGGAAGAAGCGCGTCACCTGGCTCGACGCGCCGCACGTGCCCCACGCCTGGGACAACGGTTTCCTGTTCGAGAGCGAGACGCGCACGCTGTTCTGCGGCGACCTCTTCACCCAACCTGGACATGACAACGTGCCGCTGAGCGAGGGCGACGTGCTCGGGCCGTCCGAGGCCATGCGCCGGCAAGCGGACTACTGGGCGCACGCGCCAGAGACCCGAACAGTCCTGGAGCGCCTGGCTGCGACCAAACCGCGCACGCTCGCCTGCATGCACGGGAGTGCGTGGCAGGGAGAGGGCGCCGCGCTGCTCGGCGCCCTCGCGGATGCGCTGACGCGTCCGTAG